In Urechidicola croceus, a single window of DNA contains:
- a CDS encoding FIST signal transduction protein, translating into MKTVQLVREKGKDWKYLGDNIKLSNPLVLVFGNRYLLEKDNIFEEIKDLFPDGEIVFGSTSGDISRQDVNDNSVSITAIEFEKSRFEIKTSNILSSNLDSFKTGNDLINQFNKHGLKYVFIVSEGSFINGSELAKGMVSKTDKNLLITGGLCGDDARFEKTLASYNENPKEGEIVAIGLYGVTLEITSSIYGGWTPFGPERIVTKSDNNVLFELDDKPALDLYKTYLGEKAKELPSAALLFPLNVRTKEEDQSFVRTILNINEQENTMTLAGSIPVDSKVQLMMTNVDNIAKASEQAALQAMRNRKSKPQLALLVSCIGRKLVLDQRVEEEVEEVVEIIGKDATVCGFYSYGEIAPFEGEASCQLHNQTMTITLISE; encoded by the coding sequence ATGAAAACTGTTCAGTTAGTCCGAGAAAAAGGCAAAGATTGGAAATATTTAGGAGATAATATTAAATTATCGAATCCACTAGTATTAGTTTTTGGAAATAGATATTTATTAGAAAAAGATAATATTTTTGAAGAGATAAAAGATTTATTTCCTGATGGAGAAATTGTTTTTGGGTCTACAAGTGGTGATATTTCGAGACAAGACGTAAATGACAACAGTGTTTCTATTACAGCAATTGAATTTGAAAAAAGTCGATTTGAAATTAAAACTAGTAATATATTAAGTTCAAATTTAGACAGTTTTAAAACAGGAAACGATTTAATAAATCAATTCAATAAACATGGATTGAAATATGTTTTTATTGTGTCAGAAGGAAGTTTTATAAACGGTAGTGAATTGGCAAAAGGTATGGTTTCTAAAACAGATAAAAACCTTTTAATTACAGGAGGACTTTGTGGCGATGATGCAAGATTTGAGAAAACGCTAGCATCTTATAATGAAAACCCAAAAGAAGGAGAAATAGTTGCAATTGGGCTTTATGGAGTTACACTAGAAATTACTTCATCTATTTATGGAGGGTGGACACCTTTTGGCCCAGAACGAATTGTAACAAAATCTGATAATAATGTACTTTTTGAGTTAGATGATAAACCAGCTTTAGATTTATATAAAACATATTTAGGTGAAAAAGCCAAAGAGTTACCTTCTGCTGCACTTTTATTTCCATTGAATGTAAGAACTAAAGAGGAAGATCAATCTTTTGTTCGAACAATTTTAAACATTAATGAACAAGAAAATACAATGACACTAGCAGGTAGTATACCTGTTGACTCAAAAGTTCAATTAATGATGACCAATGTTGATAATATTGCAAAAGCATCAGAACAAGCAGCATTACAAGCTATGAGAAATAGAAAATCAAAGCCGCAATTAGCCTTGTTGGTCAGTTGTATTGGTAGAAAATTAGTTTTAGACCAAAGAGTAGAAGAAGAAGTAGAAGAAGTAGTTGAAATTATAGGTAAAGATGCAACCGTTTGTGGGTTTTATTCGTATGGAGAAATAGCCCCATTTGAGGGTGAAGCATCTTGTCAACTTCACAATCAAACAATGACAATAACATTAATAAGTGAATAA
- a CDS encoding PAS domain-containing sensor histidine kinase: MSQKEIDILKRALYREKEARKQAEKILEDKATSLYNTSEELKESNLRLESLLKISNSELKGVFENIADAYIITDLWGNVIKMNGPAIKMLDFDMSNDKYSMMELVDPLDIEKVNLAIPKLISTGFLTDFRVNIITKHGDKKLIHINSSVIYNTNNSPKAIQCIVRDITEENRIKELLEEQKNQLNIIIDNSPIGISLSRENEKGLLLVNNSLCNMLGYSSDEFNSMLVQDLTHPEDQEISRLSREKLYSGEINSFNLEKRYLKKDGSILWAKTKVTAVRNNEGKINYQVATVEDITNERLAKERLIESEDRLAKLILNLDSAVLLEDENRKLVLTNNKFCELFYIDDDPEILTGYDCIEATNNKKILFENPDQFIKDIDTIILNKEPVFGDELRMKDGTILERNYIPIFNNNIYKGHLSTYRDVTLERNYRESIEAQRQKYSNIIANMNLGLVEVDKNDRIVMVNQSFAKMTGYLEDELIGKKGRDILPVEQDKSIVKEKGLQRKKGEADSFELRIKNKSGKVKYWLASGAPNYNLNGKIIGSIGVVLDITEIKNLNIQKEQLLKKLERSNNELQEYAHIVSHDLKSPLRSIDALVNWLKEDNLEKFDENSLHNVKLIEATLEKMENLITDILNYSSLSTELKELKPVDLNVVLEDLSKLLYFPKHIKLNILNKLPVINGDQTKLQQLFQNLISNAIRFIDKEQGLIEVDVKETKLFYQFSVKDNGIGIEEKFHDKIFKIFHSLNKSKESTGIGLSIVKKIIELYKGEIWLESRIGEGTTFFFTLKK; this comes from the coding sequence ATGAGTCAAAAAGAAATTGACATATTAAAAAGAGCTTTATATCGCGAAAAAGAGGCAAGGAAACAAGCCGAAAAAATATTAGAAGATAAGGCAACAAGTTTATACAATACTTCCGAAGAATTAAAAGAGTCTAATCTAAGATTAGAAAGTCTACTTAAAATATCTAATTCAGAATTAAAAGGTGTTTTTGAGAATATTGCTGATGCATATATAATTACCGATTTATGGGGTAATGTTATTAAGATGAATGGTCCAGCAATAAAAATGTTGGATTTTGATATGTCTAATGATAAATATAGTATGATGGAATTGGTAGATCCATTAGATATTGAAAAGGTTAATTTAGCAATACCAAAATTAATTTCAACGGGTTTTTTAACCGATTTTAGAGTAAATATTATTACAAAACATGGTGATAAAAAATTAATTCACATCAATTCAAGTGTTATATATAATACTAACAATTCTCCCAAAGCAATTCAATGTATAGTTAGAGACATTACAGAAGAAAATAGAATTAAAGAATTATTAGAGGAGCAAAAGAACCAATTAAATATCATTATTGATAATTCTCCGATTGGAATATCATTATCTAGAGAAAACGAAAAAGGATTATTATTGGTGAATAATTCTTTATGTAATATGCTTGGTTATTCTTCTGATGAATTTAATTCTATGTTGGTTCAAGATTTGACACATCCAGAAGATCAAGAAATTTCAAGGTTAAGTCGAGAAAAGTTATATAGCGGAGAGATAAATAGCTTTAATTTAGAAAAGAGGTACCTAAAAAAAGATGGAAGTATACTATGGGCAAAAACTAAAGTAACTGCCGTAAGAAATAATGAAGGAAAAATAAATTACCAAGTAGCAACAGTTGAGGATATTACCAATGAACGGTTGGCGAAGGAAAGACTAATTGAATCAGAAGATCGATTGGCAAAATTAATATTAAATTTAGACAGTGCAGTTTTATTGGAAGATGAAAACAGAAAATTAGTTTTAACCAATAATAAGTTTTGTGAGTTATTTTATATAGATGATGATCCAGAAATTTTGACAGGATATGATTGTATTGAAGCAACAAATAATAAAAAAATTCTCTTTGAAAATCCAGATCAATTTATTAAAGATATAGATACAATAATTTTAAATAAAGAGCCAGTATTTGGTGATGAGTTAAGAATGAAAGATGGCACTATTTTAGAGCGAAACTACATTCCAATTTTTAATAATAATATATATAAAGGGCATCTATCAACTTATCGAGATGTAACCTTAGAAAGAAATTATAGAGAAAGTATTGAGGCCCAAAGACAAAAGTATAGCAATATAATTGCAAATATGAATCTAGGATTGGTAGAAGTTGATAAAAATGATAGAATTGTCATGGTAAATCAAAGTTTTGCGAAAATGACAGGATATTTAGAAGATGAATTAATCGGTAAGAAAGGAAGGGATATTTTACCAGTCGAACAAGACAAAAGTATAGTTAAAGAAAAAGGACTTCAACGAAAAAAAGGAGAGGCAGATTCATTTGAATTAAGAATTAAGAATAAAAGCGGAAAAGTTAAATATTGGTTGGCTAGTGGAGCACCAAACTATAATTTAAATGGAAAAATTATTGGTTCTATAGGAGTAGTTTTAGATATTACTGAAATTAAAAATCTTAATATTCAGAAAGAACAGTTACTTAAAAAGTTAGAAAGAAGTAACAACGAACTACAAGAATATGCTCACATTGTTTCACATGATTTAAAATCACCATTACGAAGTATAGATGCTTTAGTAAATTGGTTAAAGGAAGATAATTTAGAAAAGTTTGATGAGAATAGTTTACATAATGTAAAACTAATTGAGGCCACACTTGAAAAAATGGAAAATTTAATTACTGATATTTTAAATTACTCTAGCTTGTCAACTGAACTAAAAGAATTGAAACCAGTCGATTTAAACGTTGTTTTAGAAGATCTTTCTAAACTATTGTATTTTCCAAAGCATATAAAATTAAATATACTGAATAAATTGCCAGTAATTAATGGAGATCAAACAAAATTGCAACAATTATTTCAAAATTTAATTAGTAATGCTATCCGATTTATTGATAAAGAACAAGGTTTAATTGAGGTTGATGTAAAAGAGACAAAATTATTTTATCAATTTTCAGTAAAGGACAATGGTATAGGGATTGAAGAGAAATTTCATGATAAAATATTTAAAATTTTCCACTCTTTAAATAAAAGTAAAGAATCCACAGGAATAGGCCTTTCAATAGTAAAGAAAATTATCGAGTTGTATAAAGGTGAAATTTGGTTAGAAAGTAGAATAGGAGAAGGCACAACCTTTTTCTTCACGTTAAAAAAGTAA
- a CDS encoding heme NO-binding domain-containing protein → MKGIVFTEFLALVEDKFGLEVVDEIIEKSELKSQGIYTSVGTYDFSEMLSLLKYLSEYTELSVDDLLLVYSEHFFSVLAASYPDLIKKYTGPIEMLSSIENHIHVEVQKIYPDAELPTFEVIEKSENHLIMIYKSSRAMHYFGLGLMNKTFEHFNSTATIKMEKIKEDGTEVKFLITKNS, encoded by the coding sequence ATGAAAGGTATTGTATTTACAGAATTTTTAGCTTTGGTCGAAGATAAGTTTGGACTTGAAGTTGTAGATGAAATCATCGAGAAATCTGAATTGAAATCACAAGGTATTTACACATCCGTTGGCACATACGATTTCAGCGAAATGCTAAGTTTGTTGAAATATTTAAGTGAATATACTGAATTAAGTGTTGATGATCTACTGTTAGTTTATTCAGAACACTTTTTTTCTGTGTTAGCAGCAAGCTATCCTGATTTAATAAAAAAGTATACAGGTCCAATAGAGATGCTATCTTCAATAGAAAACCATATACATGTTGAAGTACAAAAAATTTACCCTGATGCAGAATTGCCAACATTTGAAGTTATAGAAAAATCAGAAAATCATTTAATTATGATCTATAAATCAAGTCGTGCAATGCACTATTTTGGACTTGGGTTAATGAATAAGACTTTTGAACATTTTAATTCTACGGCAACAATTAAAATGGAGAAAATTAAAGAAGATGGCACAGAAGTGAAGTTTTTAATTACTAAAAATTCATGA
- a CDS encoding response regulator, translating into MNKNLKILLIEDDAIEVMKLNRTISKLGLKHSIIEANNGEEALKILEKKDQLPDIILLDLNMPKIDGIEFLTILKNDDILKFIPIIMLTTSSNQKDLLECYKIGIAGYVLKPLKYEEYISKIEKTLAYWSINELIQQ; encoded by the coding sequence ATGAATAAGAATTTAAAAATATTACTAATAGAAGATGATGCTATAGAAGTTATGAAATTGAATAGAACAATTTCTAAACTTGGATTGAAGCACTCAATAATTGAGGCAAATAATGGAGAAGAAGCGTTAAAAATTTTAGAAAAAAAAGATCAATTGCCTGATATTATTTTATTGGATTTGAATATGCCAAAAATAGATGGAATTGAATTCTTAACAATTTTAAAAAACGATGATATCCTTAAATTTATTCCAATTATTATGTTGACGACTTCTAGCAATCAAAAAGATTTGTTAGAATGTTATAAAATCGGAATTGCTGGGTATGTTTTAAAACCATTAAAATATGAAGAGTATATTTCTAAAATAGAAAAAACGCTTGCATATTGGAGTATTAATGAATTAATTCAACAATAA
- a CDS encoding MmcQ/YjbR family DNA-binding protein — MNIEEFRDYCLSKKGVTESFPFDDKTLVFKLMGKMFALVGLEKIPFAVNLKCDPERSIELREEYEGTIKPGFHMNKKHWNTVESNGKVSDKLFLELVDHSYDLIFNNLSKQNKILFNDL, encoded by the coding sequence ATGAATATAGAAGAATTTAGAGATTATTGCTTGTCAAAAAAAGGAGTTACTGAAAGTTTTCCTTTTGATGATAAAACACTGGTGTTTAAATTGATGGGAAAAATGTTTGCTTTGGTAGGTTTAGAAAAAATTCCTTTTGCAGTCAATTTAAAATGCGATCCCGAAAGATCTATTGAGTTGAGAGAAGAATATGAAGGAACTATTAAACCAGGATTCCATATGAATAAAAAGCATTGGAATACCGTTGAATCTAATGGGAAAGTTTCGGATAAGTTGTTTTTAGAACTTGTTGACCACTCTTATGATTTGATTTTTAATAATTTATCAAAACAAAATAAAATACTTTTCAACGATTTATAA
- a CDS encoding DUF4230 domain-containing protein: MDVVLGVFLGMLLSFFGVSIFNRKSGKEIAEKQSVVLLEKIKNVCKLVTVEGEFSEIYHYENTKERFMSLFSSKKKAILLVKAKTQIGYDLKKILLNANPKTKTVFINDFPQAEILTIDADVQYYDKSEGLFNKFAAEDLTALNKEVKQFIKDKIPESGLLETANQELIETIGIIQNIVETIGWKLDTKSLELPVEKKKILE; this comes from the coding sequence ATGGATGTAGTTTTAGGTGTGTTTTTAGGTATGTTGCTATCTTTTTTTGGAGTTAGTATTTTCAATAGAAAATCAGGAAAAGAAATAGCCGAAAAACAATCAGTAGTATTACTCGAGAAAATTAAAAACGTCTGTAAATTGGTAACTGTAGAAGGAGAATTTTCAGAAATTTATCACTATGAAAATACCAAAGAACGTTTTATGAGTTTGTTTTCAAGTAAGAAAAAAGCAATTTTGTTGGTTAAAGCTAAAACACAAATTGGCTACGATTTAAAGAAAATTCTATTAAATGCTAATCCAAAAACGAAAACAGTTTTTATTAACGATTTTCCTCAAGCAGAAATACTAACTATTGATGCTGATGTTCAGTATTACGATAAATCTGAGGGATTGTTTAATAAGTTTGCAGCCGAAGATTTAACAGCCTTAAATAAAGAAGTAAAGCAATTTATAAAAGATAAAATTCCTGAAAGTGGATTATTGGAAACAGCGAATCAAGAACTTATAGAAACTATTGGGATTATTCAAAACATTGTTGAGACCATTGGTTGGAAATTAGATACTAAATCATTAGAATTACCTGTTGAGAAGAAAAAAATATTAGAATAA
- a CDS encoding cyclase family protein, giving the protein MKTTIKINNKKYKVNLSKPIDISLPLLASEKNVNAWYLEPPKIEPVVDRDWVGSVDEGASVNFNTIEFNPHAHGTHTECIGHITKEFHSINDCLKKFFFNAELITVLPEKSKSGDKIISKTQLESNLKYNNVKAIIIRTKPNSDAKLSKQYSNSNPPYLSEEAAVFIRKKGIKHLLIDLPSVDKEKDDGKLLAHKAFWNYDKKQRLDATITELIYVKDEIEDGMYLLNLQIASFENDASPSKPILYKLR; this is encoded by the coding sequence GTGAAAACTACTATAAAAATAAATAATAAAAAATATAAAGTCAATTTATCAAAACCTATTGATATTTCTTTGCCATTGTTAGCGTCAGAAAAAAATGTAAATGCATGGTATTTAGAGCCTCCAAAAATTGAGCCAGTAGTCGATAGAGATTGGGTTGGAAGTGTAGATGAAGGAGCTTCTGTAAATTTTAATACTATAGAGTTTAACCCTCATGCACATGGTACACATACTGAATGCATAGGACATATAACTAAGGAATTTCACAGTATTAATGATTGTTTGAAAAAATTCTTTTTTAATGCTGAATTGATAACAGTATTGCCCGAAAAAAGTAAAAGTGGAGATAAGATAATAAGTAAGACCCAATTAGAATCTAATTTGAAATATAATAATGTAAAAGCCATTATTATACGTACAAAACCAAATTCAGATGCTAAACTTTCAAAACAATATTCTAATTCTAACCCTCCTTATTTAAGTGAAGAAGCGGCAGTTTTTATAAGGAAAAAGGGAATAAAACACTTGCTTATTGATTTACCTTCAGTTGACAAAGAAAAAGATGATGGAAAGTTGCTTGCACATAAAGCATTTTGGAACTACGATAAGAAGCAAAGGTTAGACGCCACAATAACGGAACTTATTTATGTTAAGGATGAAATAGAGGATGGAATGTATTTGTTAAATTTACAAATTGCATCTTTTGAAAATGACGCATCGCCAAGTAAACCAATTTTATATAAACTTAGATAG
- the hemW gene encoding radical SAM family heme chaperone HemW, giving the protein MAGIYIHIPFCKQACHYCDFHFSTSLKRKSEMIQAIADELVLRKNEITEVVETIYFGGGTPSLLTIEEIRFLIHTIYNNFKVTINPEISLEANPDDLTEIKIIELAKSPVNRLSIGIQSFFEDDLKSMNRAHTASESINCLSVATRHFENITVDLIYGIPNMSVEKWRENLKKTFDSGVKHISSYALTVEPKTALDSFIQNGKYPPIDETLASQHFDILVEETAKKGFVQYEISNFGKLDYFSKHNTSYWKGKSYLGVGPSAHSFNKNQRSWNVSNNQKYLKSIQQKIIPNEVEILSLSDKYNEYIMTGLRTVWGVSFNKIVDDFGEGYRNHLLTSKDKSINLNFLEVIAVDGDFILKTTEKGKFFADGIASELFVIDEN; this is encoded by the coding sequence TTGGCAGGAATTTATATACATATCCCGTTTTGTAAGCAAGCTTGTCACTATTGTGATTTTCATTTTTCTACTTCTTTAAAGCGAAAAAGTGAAATGATTCAAGCAATTGCAGATGAATTAGTTTTGCGAAAAAATGAAATTACTGAAGTTGTAGAAACCATTTATTTTGGAGGAGGAACTCCAAGTTTATTGACAATTGAAGAAATTCGATTTTTGATTCATACAATTTACAACAATTTTAAAGTAACAATTAATCCTGAAATTTCATTAGAAGCAAATCCAGATGATCTTACAGAAATTAAAATTATAGAACTAGCCAAAAGCCCTGTAAATAGATTGAGTATTGGAATTCAATCTTTTTTTGAAGATGATTTAAAGTCAATGAATAGAGCACACACAGCATCCGAATCTATAAATTGCTTGTCTGTAGCAACTCGTCACTTTGAGAATATTACTGTAGATTTAATTTATGGAATTCCAAATATGTCTGTAGAGAAATGGAGAGAAAACTTAAAAAAAACTTTTGATTCGGGAGTAAAGCATATTTCTAGTTATGCATTAACAGTTGAGCCAAAAACTGCATTAGACAGTTTTATTCAGAACGGTAAATATCCGCCAATAGATGAAACTTTAGCGTCACAACATTTTGATATTTTGGTTGAAGAAACTGCAAAAAAAGGATTTGTTCAATATGAAATTTCTAATTTTGGTAAATTAGACTATTTTTCAAAGCACAATACATCCTATTGGAAAGGTAAATCATATTTAGGAGTTGGTCCATCTGCACATTCGTTTAATAAAAATCAACGCAGTTGGAATGTTTCTAATAATCAGAAATACCTCAAGTCAATTCAGCAAAAAATAATACCAAATGAAGTTGAGATTCTTTCATTGTCAGACAAGTATAATGAATACATAATGACAGGTTTACGTACGGTTTGGGGAGTGTCTTTTAATAAAATTGTAGATGATTTTGGAGAAGGTTATAGAAATCACCTTTTAACATCAAAAGATAAATCAATAAATTTAAACTTCTTGGAAGTTATTGCTGTTGATGGAGATTTTATTCTTAAAACTACAGAGAAAGGGAAGTTTTTTGCCGATGGTATTGCTTCAGAATTATTTGTGATTGATGAAAATTGA
- the ruvC gene encoding crossover junction endodeoxyribonuclease RuvC: MSTEKIILGIDPGTTIMGFGLIKVVNKKMEFIQMNELLLKKHNDHYVKLRLIFERTIELIDTYNPDEIAIEAPFFGKNVQSMLKLGRAQGVAMAAGLSRDIPITEYAPLKIKMAITGNGKASKEQVAAMLQSTLKLKSLPKNLDATDGLAAAVCHFYNSERVEVGKNYTGWSAFVKQNPNKVS; encoded by the coding sequence TTGTCTACAGAAAAAATCATATTAGGAATTGATCCGGGTACTACAATTATGGGTTTTGGCTTGATAAAAGTTGTAAATAAAAAAATGGAGTTTATACAAATGAATGAATTGTTGTTGAAGAAACACAATGACCATTATGTGAAATTAAGACTTATTTTTGAGCGTACTATTGAGTTGATTGACACTTATAATCCTGATGAAATAGCAATTGAAGCACCGTTTTTTGGTAAAAATGTGCAGTCAATGTTAAAGTTAGGGAGAGCACAGGGTGTTGCCATGGCAGCTGGGTTGTCACGAGATATTCCAATTACTGAATATGCTCCGTTAAAAATAAAAATGGCAATAACAGGAAACGGAAAAGCAAGTAAAGAGCAAGTTGCAGCAATGCTACAAAGTACTTTAAAGTTGAAATCACTTCCAAAAAATTTGGATGCAACGGATGGTTTAGCCGCTGCAGTTTGTCATTTTTATAATAGTGAAAGGGTTGAAGTAGGTAAAAATTATACTGGTTGGAGTGCATTTGTTAAACAGAATCCGAATAAAGTGAGTTAG
- a CDS encoding lysylphosphatidylglycerol synthase domain-containing protein: MSFTEFINQINVILFRNPSSIFILILYTILNWFFEILKWKTLVSTLKKITFYEAAKQSLASLTTSLFTPNRIGEYGAKAIYFLKQKRKIMLLNLIGNLNQLAVTIIFGIIGLIYFLTTYNINFSIHNLRRIGFLVAFIVLIPLSNRGKSLKLFGFFEFEKIKNFIKKINSKTHLKIFTFSVIRYIIFSHQFLFLLRLFGVETDYSILMLLIFSTYFIASSIPSIALFDWAIKGSVAIFIFSFIGIQETTIVTVTLLMWILNFAIPAVFGSFFVLNFKFTEE; the protein is encoded by the coding sequence TTGAGTTTTACAGAATTTATAAATCAAATAAATGTTATTTTATTTAGAAATCCGTCCTCAATTTTTATATTAATATTGTATACTATTCTTAATTGGTTTTTTGAAATTTTAAAATGGAAAACACTAGTTTCTACGTTAAAAAAAATAACATTTTACGAAGCAGCTAAACAAAGTTTAGCATCATTAACAACCTCATTATTTACACCAAACAGAATTGGAGAATACGGAGCAAAAGCCATCTATTTTTTAAAGCAAAAAAGAAAAATAATGTTACTAAATCTAATTGGTAATTTGAATCAGTTAGCAGTAACTATAATTTTTGGAATTATTGGTTTGATTTATTTTCTAACTACCTACAATATTAATTTCAGCATTCATAACTTACGAAGAATTGGTTTTTTAGTAGCGTTTATAGTCCTAATTCCACTATCAAACAGGGGTAAATCATTAAAATTATTTGGTTTTTTTGAATTTGAAAAAATTAAAAATTTTATCAAAAAAATAAACTCTAAAACTCATCTAAAAATATTTACTTTTTCAGTAATTAGATATATAATTTTTTCACACCAATTTTTATTTTTATTACGCTTATTTGGTGTAGAAACTGATTATTCAATTCTAATGTTGCTAATTTTCTCTACATATTTTATAGCGTCATCTATTCCTAGTATTGCTTTGTTTGATTGGGCAATTAAAGGTTCTGTGGCTATTTTTATTTTTTCGTTTATAGGAATTCAAGAAACAACTATAGTTACGGTTACATTATTAATGTGGATTTTGAATTTTGCAATTCCAGCGGTTTTTGGTAGTTTTTTTGTTCTTAATTTTAAATTTACTGAAGAATGA
- a CDS encoding glycosyltransferase family 2 protein, which produces MIILFIIISLVYFILIFSFIIGFNKIKTFNLDKNYTPKNRFTIIIPFRNEEKNLHSLLSSLNRLNYPSNMLEIILVNDDSSDSYLTILNNFKEKTSLKFELIENIRKSNSPKKDAIEIAIKKAKYDWILTTDADCILPKDWITFYDNFIQKKNPKMICGPVTYQVKNNFFEKFQLFDFISLIGTTIGSFGLKKPFLCNGANLCYSKDLFYELNGFENNNTISSGDDVFLLEKANKMYPEKIHYLKSINTLVQTLPQENIKNLIFQRIRWASKTTAYENSFGKFVGIVVFLMNSVILILLVLTGFKVISWNYFTIIFLIKFHIDLILIYFTLNFTKQQKNILFYPIISIIHPFFIFFTAFLSFLKIKYKWKNRDFSL; this is translated from the coding sequence ATGATTATACTTTTCATAATAATTTCTTTAGTTTATTTCATACTAATATTTTCATTTATTATTGGATTTAATAAAATCAAAACTTTTAATCTTGATAAAAATTATACGCCAAAAAATAGATTTACAATCATTATTCCTTTTCGAAATGAAGAAAAAAATTTACATTCTTTACTTTCAAGTTTAAACAGGTTGAACTACCCATCAAACATGCTAGAAATAATATTAGTAAATGATGATTCATCTGATAGTTATTTAACAATATTGAATAACTTCAAGGAAAAAACAAGTTTAAAATTTGAATTAATTGAAAATATTCGAAAGTCTAACTCCCCCAAAAAAGATGCTATTGAAATTGCTATAAAAAAAGCCAAATATGATTGGATTTTAACAACAGATGCTGATTGTATTTTACCAAAAGATTGGATCACTTTCTACGACAATTTCATTCAAAAAAAGAACCCAAAAATGATTTGCGGACCAGTTACCTACCAAGTTAAAAATAACTTTTTTGAAAAATTTCAACTGTTTGATTTCATAAGCTTAATTGGAACAACAATTGGTAGTTTTGGATTGAAAAAACCATTTTTATGCAACGGTGCAAATTTATGTTATTCTAAAGATCTTTTTTATGAACTAAATGGCTTTGAAAATAATAATACTATTTCAAGTGGTGATGATGTTTTTTTATTGGAAAAAGCAAATAAGATGTATCCTGAAAAAATTCATTATTTAAAATCAATTAATACATTGGTTCAAACTCTTCCTCAAGAAAATATTAAGAATCTCATCTTTCAAAGAATAAGATGGGCTTCCAAAACAACAGCCTACGAAAACTCATTTGGGAAGTTTGTTGGTATTGTCGTTTTTTTGATGAATTCAGTAATCTTAATTTTATTAGTTTTAACTGGTTTTAAAGTTATATCATGGAATTATTTCACCATCATTTTTTTAATTAAATTTCATATTGATTTAATACTTATATATTTCACTTTAAATTTCACAAAACAACAAAAAAACATTCTTTTTTACCCAATAATCTCGATTATTCACCCATTTTTTATCTTTTTTACTGCCTTTTTATCTTTTTTAAAAATAAAATATAAATGGAAAAATCGAGATTTCTCATTGTAA